From the Bacteroidia bacterium genome, one window contains:
- a CDS encoding DUF2723 domain-containing protein: MNFNLWNRVFAGIVFLASTIVFLMTVAPTISFWDCGEFITAAVTMGVPHPPGAPFFQLVGRMFSLLPFSDDMGFRVNLLSVFSSSLSVLFTYLVSIRLLRQWKGEPATAISAVTMMLSAAIGALILSWSDTFWFNASEAEVYGIGMFFITAVVWIATEWYFKAGVFDSERSLLLIAYLLGLSIGVHLLSLLAVFYVFVLIFFRDRHSDDITARSIGLAMLAAVGGFAVMYPGIVKYIPAMLGDDFARYLFLLLVAALIFIVAAKKLHPQLRMVALGALLVTLGYSTYTIVPIRAGQQPALNENAPETLQGLYSYLNREQYGSYPLMSGFNYDDRLRSINTDQKKFLPRRWNPESVSRYANYSSDFEYFLKFQLGHIYIRYFLWNFVGRAGDIQEAPVIWFSDQGDWSESPGYPNKYYAIPFILGLLGLYYHFRKDLRTGIAMGTLFFVMGIGLVLYFNMSEPQVRERDYFFVGSFQVFALWAGLGVYSIVEFIREKATRSEAVGLAVAVLLLVAAPVNMLANNYQTHDRSLNYVAFDYAYNLLQSCDQDAILFTGGDNDTFPVWYLQYTAGIRRDVRVVNLSLLNTAWYSKQLKNERPYGAKTVNISYSDQELEAMMPVQWDGRQMTVPIDPQRINIESLKEIPFVAQGVEIPTSMSFFVQPTYTDPRGAKGLRNQDMLILDILNNNINERPIYFATSVGGSDQIGLEEHLVVEGLARRVVPFKFPYRQDRYYSAMNAPLVKRHLTEIRTEPVATRAIGFMFRELNNPHINLDEASTKMTYSFRVLFMALGQVLIQDHRDNAGAKEVLAKMDEVIPEKYHEFEASLRTDLSNMYLLMQDTAGYLRNAAPLEEYYLNLLKDNPTGQGLPRSPHRFLLDLYEYGGQYQKGIDFLRETQKHMNDPSLEQYIRMFEELKANGGRRRQADTTVAIQP; encoded by the coding sequence ATGAATTTCAATTTGTGGAATCGCGTCTTCGCCGGCATCGTGTTTCTGGCGTCGACCATCGTGTTTTTAATGACGGTCGCCCCGACGATTTCCTTCTGGGATTGCGGCGAGTTCATCACGGCGGCCGTCACCATGGGCGTGCCGCACCCTCCCGGCGCTCCGTTTTTCCAGCTTGTCGGCCGCATGTTCTCCCTGCTTCCGTTTTCGGATGATATGGGGTTCCGCGTAAATCTGCTGTCGGTGTTTTCGAGCTCGCTCTCGGTGCTCTTCACCTATCTGGTGTCGATCCGCCTGCTGCGTCAGTGGAAAGGCGAGCCCGCGACGGCGATTTCGGCGGTCACAATGATGTTGTCGGCGGCCATCGGCGCCCTCATCCTTTCCTGGAGCGATACGTTCTGGTTCAATGCTTCGGAAGCGGAAGTGTACGGCATCGGCATGTTCTTCATCACCGCGGTGGTGTGGATCGCGACCGAGTGGTATTTCAAGGCCGGCGTGTTCGACTCCGAGCGGTCACTGCTGCTCATCGCCTATCTGCTGGGTTTGAGCATCGGTGTGCACCTTTTGTCCCTGCTGGCGGTATTCTACGTTTTCGTCCTGATTTTCTTCCGCGACAGGCACAGCGACGATATAACCGCCCGCAGCATCGGTTTGGCGATGCTGGCCGCGGTCGGCGGCTTCGCCGTCATGTATCCCGGCATCGTAAAGTACATTCCGGCCATGCTGGGTGACGATTTCGCCCGCTATCTCTTCCTTCTCCTCGTCGCCGCATTGATTTTCATCGTCGCGGCGAAGAAACTGCATCCGCAGCTGCGCATGGTTGCGCTGGGTGCGCTGCTGGTCACGCTGGGATATTCCACGTACACCATCGTTCCGATACGCGCAGGCCAGCAACCCGCACTGAACGAGAACGCGCCTGAAACGCTGCAAGGTCTGTACAGCTATCTCAATCGCGAGCAGTACGGATCGTATCCGTTGATGAGCGGCTTCAACTATGACGACCGTTTGCGCAGCATCAATACCGATCAGAAAAAGTTTCTTCCGCGCCGCTGGAACCCCGAGTCTGTTTCACGCTACGCCAACTACAGTTCGGATTTTGAGTACTTCCTGAAATTCCAGCTCGGGCACATTTACATTCGGTACTTCCTCTGGAATTTCGTTGGCCGCGCGGGAGATATTCAGGAGGCGCCGGTCATCTGGTTCAGCGACCAGGGGGATTGGTCGGAAAGTCCCGGGTATCCCAACAAGTACTACGCCATCCCCTTCATCCTTGGCCTGCTCGGATTGTATTATCATTTCCGCAAGGACCTGCGCACCGGCATCGCGATGGGGACGCTGTTCTTCGTCATGGGTATCGGTCTCGTGCTCTACTTCAACATGTCCGAACCACAGGTGCGCGAGCGCGATTACTTCTTCGTGGGGTCCTTCCAGGTGTTCGCGCTCTGGGCGGGGCTGGGGGTGTACAGTATCGTGGAGTTCATACGGGAAAAAGCGACACGCAGCGAAGCCGTCGGGCTCGCGGTCGCGGTGCTGCTGCTGGTGGCCGCGCCGGTGAACATGCTGGCGAACAATTATCAGACGCATGACCGCAGTCTGAACTATGTGGCGTTCGACTACGCGTACAATCTGCTGCAGAGTTGCGATCAGGACGCCATCCTCTTCACCGGCGGCGACAACGATACCTTCCCGGTGTGGTATCTGCAGTACACTGCCGGTATCCGCCGCGATGTCCGTGTGGTGAATCTCAGCCTGCTCAACACCGCCTGGTACAGCAAACAGCTCAAGAACGAACGACCATACGGCGCGAAGACGGTGAACATCAGCTACTCCGACCAGGAGCTGGAAGCGATGATGCCGGTGCAATGGGACGGCCGCCAGATGACGGTGCCTATCGATCCGCAGCGCATCAACATCGAGTCGCTCAAAGAGATCCCCTTCGTCGCGCAAGGAGTGGAAATCCCGACGAGCATGAGCTTCTTCGTGCAACCCACGTATACCGACCCGCGCGGCGCAAAGGGGTTGCGTAATCAGGACATGCTTATCCTCGACATCCTGAACAACAACATCAACGAGCGCCCGATTTATTTCGCCACCAGTGTTGGCGGCAGTGATCAGATCGGTTTGGAAGAGCATCTCGTCGTGGAGGGCCTGGCCCGTCGCGTCGTGCCCTTCAAGTTCCCGTACCGGCAGGACCGCTATTACAGCGCGATGAATGCACCGCTGGTGAAGCGCCATCTCACCGAGATCCGCACAGAGCCCGTCGCCACGCGCGCCATCGGCTTCATGTTCCGCGAACTCAACAATCCGCATATCAACCTCGACGAGGCCAGCACGAAGATGACCTACTCGTTCCGCGTACTGTTCATGGCGTTGGGACAGGTGCTCATTCAGGATCATCGCGACAATGCCGGCGCGAAAGAAGTGCTCGCGAAGATGGACGAGGTGATTCCCGAGAAATATCATGAGTTCGAAGCCAGTCTGCGTACCGACCTTTCGAACATGTACCTGCTCATGCAGGACACCGCGGGCTACCTCCGCAACGCCGCGCCGCTCGAGGAATACTATCTGAATCTGCTCAAGGACAATCCGACCGGTCAGGGATTGCCGCGTTCGCCGCATCGCTTCCTGCTCGATCTGTATGAGTACGGCGGGCAGTATCAGAAGGGCATAGACTTCCTGCGCGAGACGCAGAAGCACATGAACGACCCCAGCCTCGAGCAGTACATCCGGATGTTCGAGGAGTTGAAAGCCAACGGTGGCCGCAGGCGACAAGCGGATACCACCGTCGCGATACAGCCGTAG
- a CDS encoding SDR family oxidoreductase, whose protein sequence is MPRTLITGGAGFLGSHLCERMLAEGHEVLCMDNLITGDLANIDHLFGNPGFRFVKYDVTEFVYVEGGLDYILHFASPASPIDYLKLPIQTLKVGSLGTHKALGLAKAKNARFLLASTSEVYGDPEIHPQVESYWGNVNPVGPRGVYDEAKRFAEAMTMAYHRYHGVETRIVRIFNTYGERMRVNDGRAIPAFMSQAIRGEDVTVFGDGMQTRSVCYVSDLVEGIYRLLMSDYSDPVNIGNPDELTMLDLAKEVIEILGSPVNIVHRELPEDDPKVRQPDITLARTLLGWEPVVARREGLTRTAEYFRRKLG, encoded by the coding sequence ATGCCACGCACACTGATTACCGGCGGAGCCGGCTTTTTGGGGAGTCACCTTTGCGAGCGCATGCTGGCGGAGGGACATGAAGTACTTTGCATGGACAATCTCATCACCGGGGATCTGGCGAATATTGATCATCTCTTCGGCAACCCCGGATTCCGCTTCGTCAAGTACGATGTGACGGAATTCGTGTACGTGGAGGGTGGCCTGGATTACATTCTCCACTTCGCATCGCCCGCCAGTCCGATCGACTATCTAAAGCTTCCGATACAGACGCTGAAGGTCGGCTCGTTGGGGACGCACAAGGCGCTCGGACTTGCGAAGGCCAAGAACGCGCGTTTCCTGCTGGCCTCCACCTCCGAGGTTTACGGCGATCCCGAAATTCATCCGCAGGTGGAGTCCTACTGGGGCAACGTCAACCCTGTGGGACCACGCGGCGTGTACGACGAGGCCAAGCGCTTTGCCGAGGCGATGACCATGGCTTATCACCGCTATCATGGAGTGGAGACGCGTATCGTCCGCATTTTCAATACCTACGGCGAGCGCATGCGCGTCAACGACGGCCGGGCGATTCCCGCCTTCATGTCACAGGCCATCCGCGGCGAGGATGTCACCGTGTTCGGCGACGGTATGCAGACACGCAGCGTATGCTACGTGTCGGATCTTGTGGAGGGGATATACCGCCTCCTCATGTCCGATTATTCCGATCCAGTCAACATCGGCAATCCCGACGAACTGACCATGCTGGATCTCGCGAAAGAGGTCATCGAAATCCTCGGCAGCCCCGTCAATATTGTGCATCGCGAACTTCCCGAGGACGACCCCAAAGTTCGTCAGCCGGACATCACGCTTGCGCGCACCTTGCTCGGCTGGGAGCCGGTGGTTGCGCGTCGCGAGGGATTGACGCGAACTGCGGAGTATTTCAGGAGGAAGCTGGGGTAG